The Acidianus infernus genome window below encodes:
- the hjc gene encoding Holliday junction resolvase Hjc: MNERKRKGTSVEHYILSSLRDKGFAVVRAPASGSKRKDPIPDIIAMKNGVILLIEVKSRKEKNKVYVPRSQAEGIINFAKKSGGELFLAVKFPKFLKFIPFSKLRITESGNYVADEEVIEEGLNLEDLVRAVEAKFSKTLDFFI, encoded by the coding sequence GTGAACGAAAGGAAAAGGAAAGGAACTAGTGTAGAACATTATATACTCTCTTCTCTTAGAGATAAAGGATTTGCAGTAGTTAGAGCACCGGCAAGTGGAAGTAAAAGAAAAGATCCAATACCGGATATTATAGCAATGAAGAATGGCGTAATTCTATTAATTGAAGTTAAGAGTAGAAAAGAAAAGAATAAGGTTTACGTTCCGAGAAGCCAAGCAGAAGGAATAATTAATTTTGCAAAAAAGAGTGGAGGAGAACTTTTCCTAGCAGTAAAGTTTCCCAAATTCCTCAAATTTATACCATTTAGTAAACTTAGAATAACAGAAAGCGGAAATTATGTAGCTGATGAAGAAGTGATTGAAGAAGGGCTTAATCTTGAAGATTTAGTAAGAGCAGTTGAGGCTAAGTTTAGTAAAACTTTAGACTTCTTCATCTGA